A portion of the Leptospira kanakyensis genome contains these proteins:
- the sppA gene encoding signal peptide peptidase SppA, translated as MERNQFLLFLSFLFSTIATILGIAILVSGSSLARFSSGTGGGLFQASEIGAVVIPIVGEIHSGESTFDSTGADTVLRQLRELEEDGNVKGILLEINSPGGTVAASQEIFNELLHLRKTKKIVVSMKDVAASGGYYIAAASDYIFAQNGTITGSIGVISFAPNVKGLLDRYGVGVRTYKAGKYKDMYSPFRDSTNEEDDMIGKQLQDTYRKFVEDVAKGRNKTVKSIEELAEGKIYSGEDAFRNKLVDDIGGRREAHKKLSELCQYDGLIPLFEQEISPFDRFLQSIGVSFLGDKSHVSKIKSLIQSQVLVILPTALGKLML; from the coding sequence ATGGAAAGAAACCAATTTCTTCTCTTTCTCTCCTTTTTGTTCTCCACCATTGCCACAATTCTCGGAATTGCCATCTTGGTATCTGGATCAAGCCTTGCCCGTTTCTCTAGTGGAACCGGCGGTGGTCTTTTCCAGGCCAGTGAAATTGGTGCTGTCGTCATACCGATTGTAGGTGAGATCCATTCAGGGGAATCCACTTTTGATTCTACGGGTGCTGATACCGTTTTACGCCAATTACGCGAATTGGAGGAAGACGGAAATGTCAAAGGAATCCTTCTCGAAATCAATTCCCCTGGTGGAACCGTTGCTGCTTCCCAAGAAATTTTTAACGAACTCCTTCATTTGCGTAAAACCAAAAAGATAGTAGTGAGTATGAAAGATGTGGCCGCATCCGGTGGGTATTACATTGCCGCAGCTTCCGACTATATCTTTGCACAAAACGGAACCATTACCGGTTCCATTGGAGTTATCTCCTTTGCACCTAACGTCAAAGGACTTTTGGATCGTTACGGGGTGGGTGTCCGCACCTACAAGGCGGGGAAATACAAAGATATGTATTCTCCTTTCCGTGATTCCACAAACGAAGAAGATGATATGATTGGAAAACAGTTACAAGACACCTATCGTAAGTTTGTGGAAGATGTTGCCAAAGGAAGAAATAAAACGGTTAAGTCCATTGAAGAGTTAGCAGAAGGAAAAATCTATTCTGGCGAAGATGCATTCCGTAACAAACTTGTGGATGATATTGGTGGCCGAAGAGAAGCACATAAAAAACTTTCTGAACTTTGCCAATACGATGGTCTCATTCCACTGTTTGAACAAGAGATTTCTCCTTTCGATCGTTTTTTGCAATCAATAGGTGTTAGCTTTTTGGGAGACAAATCCCATGTTTCCAAAATCAAATCTCTCATCCAATCACAAGTTTTGGTGATTTTACCAACAGCACTTGGAAAATTAATGTTATGA
- a CDS encoding DJ-1/PfpI family protein: MLQIGILVFPEVEVMDFAGPFEVFSIAETKEQKKLCNVFLVAENLSPVKARNGLMVLPNFNYANCPTMDILIVPGGYGAEKIEIKNQTTLSWIKANYLIVKHLASICTGAFLLAEIGLLDGLEATTHWMDIETLKSNYPMLNVKENVRYTDNEKILTSGGISSGIHLSFYLLQKLFGSEVATRTAKRMEYDWSPS; the protein is encoded by the coding sequence ATGTTACAAATAGGAATTCTTGTATTCCCTGAAGTAGAAGTAATGGACTTTGCTGGCCCCTTTGAAGTTTTTTCAATCGCAGAAACGAAGGAACAAAAGAAATTATGTAATGTATTTCTAGTGGCCGAAAACCTTTCTCCCGTTAAAGCAAGAAATGGATTGATGGTTTTGCCTAACTTTAATTACGCAAATTGCCCTACTATGGACATTTTAATTGTCCCAGGCGGTTACGGAGCCGAAAAAATTGAGATCAAAAATCAAACAACCCTTAGTTGGATCAAAGCTAATTACTTAATAGTTAAGCATTTAGCTTCTATCTGTACAGGTGCTTTTCTATTAGCAGAAATAGGGCTTTTAGATGGATTAGAAGCCACCACTCACTGGATGGACATTGAAACTCTTAAAAGCAACTATCCAATGTTAAATGTAAAAGAAAACGTTAGATACACAGACAATGAAAAAATTCTAACTTCAGGAGGAATTTCCTCCGGCATCCATTTGAGTTTTTATCTCCTCCAAAAACTATTTGGATCGGAAGTAGCCACCCGAACCGCAAAACGTATGGAATACGATTGGAGCCCTAGTTGA
- a CDS encoding DUF805 domain-containing protein, which produces MSFQDSIKVCLQKYADFSGKAKRPEFWWWVVACIIISAAFSMFLPVIGGIFSLAILLPSLSVGSRRLHDIGMSGWWQLIGLTGIGILVLIFFWAQKGK; this is translated from the coding sequence ATGTCATTCCAAGATTCGATCAAAGTATGTTTACAAAAGTATGCTGATTTTAGCGGCAAAGCAAAACGGCCAGAGTTCTGGTGGTGGGTTGTTGCCTGTATCATTATCAGCGCTGCCTTTAGTATGTTTCTTCCAGTAATTGGAGGAATATTTTCCCTAGCGATCTTACTTCCAAGTCTCAGTGTGGGTTCTAGAAGATTGCATGATATAGGAATGAGCGGCTGGTGGCAATTGATTGGCCTTACTGGAATTGGAATTCTTGTGCTTATATTCTTTTGGGCTCAGAAAGGTAAATAA
- a CDS encoding tyrosine-type recombinase/integrase, whose product MIKLRYSLNDNRFHLQFGYSKIYFPIAKSIPNGCYHPREKSWSYPNDPKIIKQLLIAFEPHDIRISPREIPKQCGILEDYFKATRERNFTFCTTKSYYSHLFRLLVFTEKLPSNIKMIDLENYLDHLLTYEKPKVASVRASRQAFIFYFREVRKQFTHLKFPRMKVENKLPEVLSAEETRAIFDALPNRKHKMLLLISYSSGLRVSEVIHLKITDIDFKRNMVRVNQGKGKKDRYTVLATSLIEELKEYLKVREYNLLLRQSYNEVRTNPWLFPGMKNRPLNIRTAETIFTNAAQKAKIKKKVTFHSLRHAFATHLLELGTDLRMIQTLLGHASVRTTQIYTKVARSRLENIASPLDRIPPTTEKTNPSKN is encoded by the coding sequence ATGATCAAACTTCGTTACTCTCTCAATGACAATCGATTCCATTTACAATTTGGATATTCGAAAATTTATTTTCCAATCGCAAAATCCATTCCGAATGGATGTTACCATCCAAGGGAAAAGTCTTGGTCTTATCCCAACGACCCAAAAATCATTAAACAATTGTTAATTGCATTTGAACCACATGATATCAGAATCTCACCAAGAGAAATTCCTAAACAATGTGGAATTTTAGAAGATTATTTTAAGGCAACAAGAGAAAGAAATTTTACCTTTTGCACAACCAAATCCTATTACTCTCATTTATTCCGGTTGTTGGTGTTTACAGAAAAACTTCCATCGAATATCAAAATGATAGATTTAGAAAATTATCTCGATCATTTGTTAACATATGAAAAACCAAAAGTTGCCAGTGTTCGAGCATCCAGACAAGCCTTTATCTTCTATTTCCGCGAGGTAAGAAAACAGTTCACTCATCTAAAATTTCCACGAATGAAGGTTGAAAACAAACTTCCCGAAGTTTTATCTGCAGAAGAAACAAGGGCCATCTTTGATGCTCTTCCCAACCGAAAACATAAAATGTTACTTCTGATCAGTTATTCCTCTGGTTTAAGAGTCAGCGAAGTCATTCACTTAAAAATTACTGATATTGATTTTAAACGAAATATGGTTCGGGTGAACCAAGGAAAAGGAAAAAAGGATCGATATACCGTTCTTGCCACTTCCCTAATCGAGGAACTAAAAGAATACTTAAAAGTAAGAGAATACAATTTACTTCTTAGACAAAGTTATAACGAGGTGAGAACAAATCCTTGGTTATTTCCAGGTATGAAGAATAGACCTCTTAACATTCGTACGGCGGAAACCATATTCACGAATGCGGCACAAAAGGCAAAAATCAAAAAGAAGGTGACTTTTCATAGTTTACGTCATGCTTTCGCCACCCATCTTTTGGAGTTGGGAACGGATTTAAGAATGATTCAAACCTTACTCGGACACGCAAGTGTCCGAACCACTCAAATTTATACAAAAGTTGCCAGAAGCCGGTTGGAAAATATCGCGAGTCCCCTGGATCGAATTCCCCCCACCACAGAAAAAACCAATCCCAGTAAAAACTAA
- a CDS encoding tetratricopeptide repeat protein, translating into MAEETDYLGYMNKGNYAMALNLLDQALLQNPEDPILLYNFALCCFQTKNFKKSIQVLDRILSEYPGFIELDNVYRLKVFALVELKDWETAESIIKERLQVAVDDAKLLSFLAHVYEYTHRLEEAIEIHRRILRHTPDYKNSLNSLGYLLALKKKTSAEERSEAIRSLKKALELDPNNPAYLDSFGYFLQTIGKPEEAWKAYRKALQKNPNHPILLERLKNLKK; encoded by the coding sequence ATGGCAGAAGAAACAGACTACCTCGGTTATATGAACAAAGGCAATTATGCCATGGCGCTGAACCTTTTGGATCAGGCCTTACTCCAAAATCCAGAAGACCCCATCCTTTTGTATAATTTTGCCTTATGTTGTTTTCAGACTAAAAACTTTAAAAAATCGATTCAGGTTTTGGATCGGATCCTCAGCGAATATCCTGGGTTCATTGAACTGGATAATGTGTATCGCTTAAAAGTATTTGCGCTTGTGGAATTAAAGGATTGGGAGACCGCCGAATCCATTATCAAAGAAAGATTACAAGTTGCCGTTGATGATGCCAAACTCCTTTCTTTTTTGGCCCATGTTTATGAGTACACCCACAGATTGGAAGAGGCGATAGAAATCCACAGAAGGATTTTAAGGCATACTCCTGATTATAAAAACAGTTTGAACTCCCTTGGTTACCTTTTGGCTTTAAAGAAAAAAACAAGTGCGGAAGAACGTTCGGAAGCCATTCGTTCTTTAAAAAAAGCATTGGAACTCGATCCCAACAATCCAGCCTATTTGGATTCCTTTGGTTATTTCCTGCAAACCATAGGCAAACCAGAAGAGGCTTGGAAGGCCTATCGCAAAGCTCTACAAAAGAACCCAAACCATCCCATCCTCTTAGAAAGATTGAAGAACCTAAAGAAATAA
- the nadB gene encoding L-aspartate oxidase, whose product MTRIKSDFLIIGSGVSGLFTALKLAPLGSVVVVTKKADYESNTNYAQGGIASVFDDKDKFEEHIQDTLESGAGLCDLEAVRVLVEEGPTRVRELLDLGVPFTRNQTGELDLAREGGHSKNRIIHSLDRTGSAVEQSLLDHVHANKNIQILENHACVDLITKHHLKDKDNLPLRCYGAYIVDTETGEVFPVLAKKTILATGGAGQVYLHTTNPNIATGDGVASAYRAGAIVKNMEFYQFHPTSLFHEQGNSFLISEAVRGHGGILREIGGRPFMKDYHDMGELAPRDIVARAIDDTMKKRGEPHVLLDITHRPANDIINHFPSIYERCKKLGIDITTDPIPVVPAAHYMCGGVATDLLGRTNIADLYACGETTCTGVHGGNRLASNSLLECLVFSHRIAGDIKSQGKLSYSAETDLIPDWNKEGTTNTEEWVLISHDLIEIKTIMSNYVGIVRSDMRLERALRRLKLISEEVKDYYNRTTVSIELLELRNLVKVAELIVRSALLRKESRGLHYSTDYPEDRTPSRQDTILSHKL is encoded by the coding sequence GTGACTCGAATTAAATCGGATTTTTTGATCATTGGAAGCGGAGTGAGTGGTTTATTCACTGCGCTAAAACTGGCTCCGCTTGGATCCGTAGTGGTTGTTACCAAAAAAGCAGACTACGAATCCAATACCAATTATGCACAAGGTGGAATCGCTTCCGTTTTTGATGACAAGGATAAGTTCGAAGAACATATCCAAGATACTTTAGAATCGGGAGCAGGACTCTGTGATTTGGAGGCGGTGCGAGTCCTTGTCGAAGAAGGGCCAACCAGAGTTCGGGAACTTCTGGATCTAGGAGTTCCTTTTACCAGAAACCAAACAGGGGAACTCGATCTTGCTCGTGAAGGTGGTCATAGCAAAAATCGGATCATCCACTCTTTGGACAGAACGGGTAGTGCCGTAGAACAGTCGCTACTTGATCATGTTCATGCCAACAAAAACATCCAAATTCTAGAAAATCATGCCTGCGTGGATTTGATCACCAAACACCATTTAAAGGACAAAGACAACCTTCCCTTAAGATGTTATGGTGCCTATATCGTAGATACAGAAACAGGAGAAGTGTTTCCTGTCCTTGCTAAAAAAACGATTTTAGCAACTGGTGGTGCGGGTCAGGTGTATTTACATACAACCAATCCAAACATTGCTACTGGTGATGGAGTGGCGAGTGCTTACCGGGCTGGTGCCATTGTAAAAAATATGGAATTTTATCAATTCCATCCCACTTCCCTTTTTCATGAACAAGGAAATAGTTTTTTAATTTCAGAAGCCGTTCGTGGCCATGGTGGCATCTTACGCGAGATAGGTGGTAGACCTTTTATGAAGGACTACCACGATATGGGGGAACTTGCACCACGAGATATCGTAGCTCGCGCCATCGATGATACTATGAAAAAACGAGGAGAACCCCATGTCCTTCTCGACATCACTCATAGACCCGCAAACGACATCATCAACCATTTCCCATCAATTTACGAACGTTGCAAAAAACTAGGAATCGATATCACAACGGATCCCATCCCAGTGGTGCCTGCCGCTCATTATATGTGTGGCGGTGTGGCGACTGATTTACTCGGACGAACCAATATTGCTGATTTGTATGCATGCGGCGAAACCACATGCACAGGCGTTCATGGCGGTAACCGACTAGCATCCAATAGTCTACTAGAGTGCCTTGTATTCTCACATAGAATTGCAGGAGATATTAAGTCCCAAGGAAAACTAAGTTATTCTGCTGAAACAGACCTTATCCCTGATTGGAACAAAGAAGGAACCACCAATACAGAAGAATGGGTTCTGATCTCACATGATCTCATCGAAATCAAAACCATTATGAGTAATTATGTGGGGATTGTTCGCTCCGATATGCGACTTGAAAGAGCACTCCGTCGACTGAAACTAATCTCCGAAGAAGTAAAAGACTACTACAACAGAACCACTGTCTCTATTGAATTATTGGAACTTCGAAACTTAGTGAAAGTGGCAGAACTGATTGTTCGTTCGGCACTCTTACGAAAGGAAAGTCGTGGACTTCACTATAGTACAGACTATCCAGAAGATAGAACTCCTTCGAGACAAGATACCATCCTTTCTCACAAACTTTAA
- a CDS encoding S41 family peptidase → MKRIVYLLSFFTLLSFALPVGFISCEPEAKKAPNRVTNFTYQDFETVVKSVDKYYIDKNINKNRAFTDAASFAVLSMPHPLYIYPESYFNEREKYDEKEDLWPGKTFKISPSDKFVLFDPDYTLVEKIQKEKLKKNENRKLSDAELKKLIEKEKLKKSVIASRWEEINFSRKEFDRVISYIQDNLETYKTPVLKGLVELDGELPEEEEDKKEFSMEQVFLAAANGYLNSLDPHSNVFLKEMWEESMAKISDGSFEGIGAILSGGGSREVVVENPLEGSPAVRAGIRSGDTIVAVDGKVIKNLSLDKVVKKIKGPKATKVVLTITRKGNTGKTDIEVIRDKITIKNVTHHIVKENPQVGYIKLTGFVKPGPGEAPIETQITNAVAEMEQEAKESGKPLKALILDLRGNSGGYLDLAIDIADMFIEKGMIVFTRTPFRSDEEKYAKNKDITKLPMVVMINSKSASASEIVASAIQHHGRGILLGERTFGKATVQSLNNLENNPDYLLKITNARYYSPSGKTIQVVGVSPDIEVSEEPDGGFPFRYREEDMWNHLPLIPHEGVVKSKFNVNAIKEYAKKNGKADIFLKSHANDAIKPDYMLIRSLDYIEGMLNTK, encoded by the coding sequence TTGAAACGAATTGTTTACCTACTTTCTTTTTTCACCCTACTCAGTTTTGCCCTCCCGGTAGGATTCATTTCCTGCGAACCGGAAGCCAAAAAAGCCCCTAATCGCGTAACCAATTTTACTTACCAAGACTTTGAAACCGTGGTCAAATCAGTGGATAAGTATTATATTGATAAAAATATCAATAAAAACCGAGCTTTCACTGATGCAGCATCCTTTGCCGTTCTCAGTATGCCTCACCCACTTTATATTTACCCAGAAAGTTATTTCAACGAAAGGGAAAAATATGATGAGAAAGAAGACCTTTGGCCAGGAAAAACTTTCAAAATTTCTCCTTCCGACAAATTCGTGTTATTTGATCCTGATTACACTCTTGTAGAAAAAATCCAAAAAGAGAAACTAAAGAAAAACGAAAACAGAAAACTATCCGATGCAGAACTTAAAAAACTGATCGAAAAAGAAAAACTGAAAAAATCAGTCATCGCATCCAGATGGGAAGAAATTAATTTTTCGCGTAAAGAATTTGACCGAGTCATCTCTTACATCCAAGACAATTTGGAAACTTACAAAACACCTGTCCTCAAAGGACTTGTGGAACTTGACGGAGAACTTCCGGAAGAAGAGGAAGATAAAAAAGAATTCAGCATGGAACAAGTGTTTCTTGCTGCTGCCAATGGTTATCTGAACTCTCTCGACCCACATTCCAATGTATTCTTAAAAGAAATGTGGGAAGAATCCATGGCAAAAATCAGCGATGGATCCTTTGAAGGAATTGGAGCCATTTTGTCTGGTGGTGGTAGCCGAGAAGTGGTGGTGGAAAACCCATTAGAAGGAAGTCCAGCAGTCCGTGCCGGAATTCGTAGTGGAGACACGATTGTTGCTGTGGATGGAAAGGTCATCAAAAACCTTTCTCTCGATAAAGTGGTAAAAAAAATCAAAGGGCCAAAGGCTACTAAAGTTGTTCTTACCATCACAAGAAAAGGAAATACAGGAAAAACAGACATCGAAGTCATCCGTGATAAAATTACGATTAAAAACGTAACTCATCATATCGTAAAAGAAAATCCACAAGTTGGATATATCAAACTCACTGGATTTGTAAAACCAGGTCCCGGCGAAGCACCGATCGAAACACAAATCACAAATGCTGTTGCGGAGATGGAACAAGAAGCTAAAGAAAGTGGTAAACCACTCAAAGCTCTCATTCTAGATTTACGTGGAAACTCTGGTGGGTATTTGGATCTTGCAATCGATATTGCTGATATGTTTATCGAAAAAGGAATGATTGTATTCACAAGAACTCCATTCCGCAGCGATGAAGAAAAATATGCAAAAAACAAAGACATCACCAAACTTCCTATGGTAGTGATGATCAATTCCAAATCGGCTTCTGCTTCTGAAATTGTAGCCAGTGCCATCCAACACCATGGCCGTGGAATTTTACTTGGGGAAAGAACTTTCGGAAAAGCAACGGTTCAAAGTTTAAATAACCTTGAAAACAACCCCGATTACTTATTAAAAATCACAAATGCAAGATACTATTCCCCATCTGGAAAAACGATCCAAGTTGTGGGAGTGTCTCCCGACATTGAAGTGTCGGAAGAACCAGACGGAGGATTTCCTTTCCGTTACCGTGAAGAAGATATGTGGAACCATCTTCCCCTCATTCCACACGAAGGGGTTGTTAAATCCAAATTCAATGTCAATGCCATCAAAGAGTATGCGAAGAAAAACGGGAAAGCTGATATTTTCCTAAAATCACATGCAAATGATGCCATCAAACCAGACTATATGTTAATCAGAAGTTTGGATTATATTGAAGGGATGTTAAACACTAAGTAA
- a CDS encoding LIC10415 family protein has protein sequence MDVRLNRLLNSAEKLIQDKKDSKDVSGKSGVPVQKSEEKSDFVVSLPVQYHNIQSRLTELQKQLSKEQSRIGLLEDNSQEEDKLKELLFEGEPLFPELGEGKVTKPEILENSKGNISSLLAELKKKEVESENIFSLGMMLNPEEFKGKIGTLSASSMKPISETMVKRLLGN, from the coding sequence ATGGATGTTCGTCTCAATCGTCTCCTCAACTCAGCCGAAAAACTAATCCAGGACAAAAAGGATTCTAAAGATGTCTCTGGAAAATCAGGAGTTCCTGTACAAAAGTCAGAAGAAAAATCCGACTTCGTTGTCAGCCTTCCTGTTCAGTACCACAATATCCAATCACGACTCACGGAATTGCAAAAACAACTTTCTAAGGAACAATCTCGGATTGGTCTTTTGGAAGATAACTCACAAGAAGAAGACAAACTCAAAGAACTTCTTTTTGAAGGCGAACCGCTATTCCCAGAGTTAGGTGAAGGTAAAGTTACCAAACCAGAAATTTTGGAAAATAGCAAGGGTAACATTTCCAGTCTCCTTGCGGAACTAAAGAAAAAAGAAGTAGAGAGCGAAAATATCTTTTCTCTTGGGATGATGTTAAACCCAGAAGAATTTAAAGGAAAAATCGGAACTTTGTCTGCTTCATCCATGAAACCAATTTCTGAAACAATGGTAAAACGACTTCTCGGCAATTAA
- a CDS encoding APC family permease, with protein MELKRSLNTFDSISVLFSSMVGSGIFFTSGYLIKETGNLWIVLFCWIVGGILALSGSITYAYAARLLPFAGGDYVYLKVAYSPAIAFMSGWSSLLTNFSACVSVLALAFGKYVQILFPGLPVWESPTYTLLGLDLQISSVTFIGVLPILFFSGLNYFGIKSAVRVQNVFAVLKITGLLLFLALGFSIGNTNWSYLFNSPFPNLMELSFYSKVLIGIVPVSFSYLGWNMITYIAEEVKDPEKTIVRSAITACFLVAGLYFAINLLFVISAPIEELSGQDGIGAIAFQKLFGINYSVLTTSFIAWVILGSMSAILIGGSRVYFAMARDGVFLPSFSKVHPKWHSPYVSIFFQAFVAILFLFVKEIEALLYMITCSILILSCLTAATPFRFERMGMKSDYKIPLYPLPIFLYILANIAVMMILFIEKPVTAGWGLMITLIALPVYYVFRLDKKMVQSKHHSTKISSN; from the coding sequence TTGGAATTAAAACGTAGCCTCAATACTTTTGATTCCATCTCCGTCCTTTTCTCCTCCATGGTGGGGTCGGGAATATTTTTCACCTCTGGGTACTTAATCAAAGAAACCGGAAACCTTTGGATTGTTTTGTTCTGTTGGATTGTCGGAGGAATTTTGGCTCTCTCCGGTTCCATCACTTATGCCTATGCAGCCCGCCTCCTTCCTTTTGCTGGAGGAGATTATGTTTATCTAAAAGTGGCTTACTCCCCCGCCATCGCCTTTATGAGTGGTTGGTCTTCCCTACTCACTAATTTCTCTGCTTGTGTATCGGTACTTGCCCTCGCCTTCGGAAAGTACGTACAAATTTTATTTCCCGGACTTCCTGTTTGGGAATCACCCACTTACACCTTACTTGGGTTAGATTTACAAATCAGTTCTGTCACATTTATCGGTGTTTTGCCTATCCTGTTTTTTAGTGGCCTCAACTACTTTGGAATCAAATCAGCAGTTCGAGTGCAAAATGTTTTTGCCGTCTTAAAAATTACAGGACTCCTTCTATTTTTGGCATTGGGATTTTCCATTGGAAATACCAATTGGTCTTATTTATTCAACTCTCCCTTTCCCAACCTAATGGAACTTTCTTTTTACTCCAAAGTTTTGATTGGGATCGTTCCTGTTTCCTTCTCTTACTTGGGATGGAATATGATTACTTATATCGCAGAAGAAGTGAAAGACCCGGAAAAAACCATTGTCCGTTCTGCCATCACTGCTTGTTTTCTCGTCGCGGGTTTGTATTTTGCGATCAATTTACTTTTTGTTATTTCTGCTCCGATTGAAGAATTAAGCGGACAAGATGGAATTGGAGCCATCGCCTTTCAGAAGTTATTTGGAATTAATTACTCTGTCCTCACCACTAGTTTTATTGCTTGGGTGATTTTAGGATCTATGTCGGCCATTCTCATCGGAGGGAGTCGAGTCTACTTTGCGATGGCAAGAGATGGAGTTTTTCTTCCCTCTTTTTCCAAAGTCCATCCTAAGTGGCATAGTCCCTATGTTTCGATATTTTTTCAGGCCTTTGTAGCGATTCTCTTTTTGTTTGTTAAAGAAATCGAAGCTTTGCTTTATATGATCACCTGTTCGATTCTGATTTTGTCTTGTCTCACAGCGGCAACTCCCTTTCGGTTTGAAAGGATGGGAATGAAATCGGATTATAAAATTCCTTTGTATCCTCTGCCCATTTTCCTATATATTTTGGCTAATATAGCCGTGATGATGATTCTCTTTATTGAAAAACCGGTGACGGCAGGATGGGGGCTAATGATCACCTTGATAGCCCTTCCTGTTTATTATGTTTTTCGATTGGATAAGAAGATGGTACAATCGAAACATCATTCAACTAAAATAAGCTCAAACTGA
- the surE gene encoding 5'/3'-nucleotidase SurE — MNLLITNDDGISSAGIKALERVLGKSYQTYLIAPLKERSVTSMALTVFQGMRVERINDNHYIADGFPADCVNIGLYAEIFPKIDFVISGINRGVNMGYDVHYSGTVGAAKHGALHGIPSLAVSSGRIDPEDGYEKEAELVLLFLEKYKSQIQSGEVWNLNFPPEISGSGTLNEIVFTRLGRRRYSEKYEKKQIIEGVSEFQLNGSLLGHDEETGTDFEAYYQGKLPVTPIQLDLTEKSRLKELQSK; from the coding sequence TTGAATTTACTCATTACCAATGACGACGGAATTTCTTCCGCCGGAATCAAAGCATTAGAACGTGTTCTTGGGAAATCTTATCAAACCTATCTGATTGCACCTTTGAAAGAACGTTCAGTGACATCAATGGCGCTCACAGTCTTTCAAGGAATGCGAGTGGAACGAATCAATGACAATCACTATATTGCAGACGGATTTCCTGCTGATTGTGTAAACATTGGTTTGTATGCAGAGATTTTTCCGAAAATTGACTTTGTCATCTCTGGGATCAATCGCGGTGTGAATATGGGATATGATGTCCATTATTCGGGAACTGTTGGTGCAGCCAAACATGGTGCTCTTCATGGGATTCCTTCTCTTGCCGTGAGTTCGGGTCGGATTGATCCAGAGGATGGTTATGAGAAAGAAGCAGAACTTGTTTTGTTATTTTTGGAAAAATACAAATCGCAAATCCAGTCCGGCGAAGTATGGAACTTAAATTTTCCTCCTGAAATTTCTGGTTCAGGCACATTAAACGAAATCGTGTTTACTCGTCTTGGTCGTCGTCGTTACTCCGAAAAATACGAAAAAAAACAAATCATAGAAGGTGTCAGCGAATTTCAGTTAAACGGAAGTTTGCTTGGCCATGATGAAGAAACAGGAACTGATTTTGAAGCCTATTATCAAGGAAAACTTCCCGTCACACCGATTCAATTGGATCTAACGGAAAAGAGTCGATTAAAGGAACTACAATCTAAGTAG